A stretch of the Hippoglossus hippoglossus isolate fHipHip1 chromosome 1, fHipHip1.pri, whole genome shotgun sequence genome encodes the following:
- the apbb2b gene encoding amyloid-beta A4 precursor protein-binding family B member 2 isoform X7, with amino-acid sequence MTERKNAKAMAGGSLHDRMQAGFDLPLQEFPTPKTELVQKFQVLYLGMLPVARPIGMDILNGAIDSLIGSSNREDWTQVALNVADATVTISKDKDEEEVLVECRVRFLSFMGVGYDVHTFAFIMDAGGHRYDCHIFWCDPNAGSVSEAVQAACMLRYQKCLVARPPTQKPCVSPPPGDSVSRRVSTSVKKGVLSLIDTLKQKRPVTELPQ; translated from the exons atgacagagagaaagaatgcCAAAGCGATGGCAGGAGGCTCTCTCCACGACAGGATGCAGGCAGGATTCGATCTTCCTCTACAAG AGTTCCCCACTCCAAAGACAGAGCTGGTTCAGAAGTTTCAGGTGCTTTACCTCGGGATGCTGCCTGTCGCCAGACCTATAG GTATGGACATACTGAATGGAGCTATAGACAGTCTCATTGGTTCTTCCAACCGAGAGGACTGGACTCAAGTAGCTCTCAACGTGGCAGATGCTACTGTCACCATCAGCAAAGACAAG gatgaagaagaagtgCTGGTGGAGTGTCGTGTGCGTTTCCTGTCCTTCATGGGCGTTGGGTATGACGTGCACACGTTTGCCTTCATCATGGACGCAGGCGGCCATCGTTATGACTGTCACATCTTCTGGTGTGACCCTAATGCTGGGAGTGTGTCCGAGGCTGTGCAGGCAGCTTGCATG ttgcGGTACCAGAAGTGTTTGGTCGCTCGGCCTCCCACCCAGAAACCCTGTGTGTCACCCCCCCCTGGTGACTCAGTGTCCCGTCGGGTCTCGACCAGCGTGAAGAAAGGGGTCCTATCCCTCATTGACACCCTCAAACAGAAGAGACCCGTCACAGAGTTGCCGCAGTAA